The following DNA comes from Naumovozyma castellii chromosome 4, complete genome.
GGAAACTGAAATTTATCCATCCATATCGcgaaaataaacaaatcaTATTATACATAGAacataaatttttcaatttcgttgatgcaaaaaaaaatatattcctcaaaactaaaaataattgaaaacaCGTTCGTTCTGATTCTTCCTTGTCCCACTTCCCTTGTTCACCCATCTAGCGAGtatcaattgaatcattGCGTATCTGCCTCCCATTACAAACCAAGATCTCACTCATCTCTATATACTCCATTATACGTCATACTCCGATACTAATAAAcctttattattcaatacCAACAGCAACCGAAAGAAAAACCTCAACTTTAAGTAATGGTTTTATACAAGAGGAAACCCATCATATTGCCACCACCCAAACCATTACCGTCAGATCTAAACATGTATGTGTGGCACATAGATGAAACCGGTGAATGGTTCCCCAATTACGAAGAATATGTGCAAAGATTAGATTTTTATACGAGACATCACTTCACATGTGAGATTACTGGGACATCATGCCTAACTTTCTTTGAAGCATTGGACAGTGAAGAATCTCAATTTAAATTAGTGGAGGAAAAATTCCCATTGAAATTACGAGAACCTATTGCCAGATTCTTACATTTTAATGGAATTAGAAGATTAGATGCTCTAGTGGAAAAAGTGTACgccaaatttaaaaatgatttcTTCCCTGGAGAAATCGTATTcttaagaagaaataaggaaacaacgcaaaattcaacaacttCAAATGGAAATTCAACATCAAATTCTCAAAATGGAACGCCACAACCACCTATTGAATATCTGATAGAACCGGGACCACCAGGTTCAAATACAACGACACCGAACAATGCAACCTCACAATCTCATCATTTAGCTCAAAAACCATAcatcattaaagaaaaggTACAATTTAATCCAACCATTGATCCAGTAACACAGGAAGTCTTGGTACCGGGTCATGCTAAATATATGTTAGTGGAAGATGATGCAGAAAgttcatctaataataaatcttttgtCGCTGACCAAGATCAGATATATAGAGATCGTTCCACTTTTACTAAACATTTAATCAAATGCTTCTTTAAGATTACTTTACAAAGAGCATCTACAAAGATGGGATCACCTTGGTGTGTTAAGAGagaatatttacaaatgTATGGACTAACTATGGATTGGCCCGCCGATATGTTAAAGtataaagaagatgaagtcCCACTACAAATTCTAGTCCCACCTGATACCATCTCAACGAAATCCACATCAGCAACTGATGATGCAGCAATATCAAATGCAGGCAGTAACATGGTGGAAAATGTGAAATCTAAAAAGGAcaagaataaaaaaagaGATGACAATTTGGATGAAACTGATATTGAAATGGATAATGAAACTCAGGCACCAAAACCCAAAAGAAGACGGAAAAATAAAGtcaaagaggaagaatctGCTCTTGACGACCAATCTGGTAATACAAcgaaagaaacaaatacCTTTAAGAAGGAGGAAAGTCCGACGGGAACAGCATCTACCACACACCAACCAACACCAGTATCCATTACAAGTATCATGGATGATTTACTTCTCCCCTACCAGGGACCACCTCCATCATTTTTACAGAATCTCACTTATTACaacaaaaatttagaaTGTCTTCCGGTGACACTTCATGAAGTGAATAATGGGGTCAATTCCAAGTTTAAAAGATTTTATGATTTCCAAAAAGTTTTACAAGTTTAccaatttattaataattttaataacaAACTTTACATCTCATATTTCAATCTCGATGAATTTATAACGTCGTTAAAATGTACTGATCCGTACGAATTGAAAGGTGAAATCGTTAAAGTTTCATTGAAATCTCATGAATCTGATTCAAAAGGTGATAATGCCATCTCAACAGAAGATGATTGGCaaagaaatccaaaaatgAGAGATATGATACGTTCACGTGAATCAGAGGATATATCATACATAATCCAGAAAGATGACCCTGCTAGTGATGATGTACTAGATGATTTCAATAACAATGGATCCGCTTTAATTATCGAATGTTTTGTCAGCTTGATTCGTTTATTCGTTGATGAAGACGGAGAATCTACGTGCGTGATAATAGATGATTGGTTAACTGATgagaatgatgaaaatgaagaagaagaagaagaaaactcTCTCTTAGAAAAAGTTTTAAATTATAGAAATGTTAATTGGGTGGAAAGATTAATGAAACGACAATTCAATAACGGATACTGgttaataattcttctagGTATTCTTCAAGATAGCTCCAGGATACCTAAATATGGTTCATTCATCAAATCATTTAGCTCGaaaataattccaaatgATGTATCATCTACTCAACTACAAAAGCAATTATGGAGAAATTTTTGTAGAAAATTAAGCCTTCAAGATAAATTAGAAGCACTATGGATTCTTGTTGATTTAGCCTCAAATTCCGCCATTGATATCAAAAATGCTGTTGATGACTCCATGGATTTATGTACCCTCATTAGGAGTGAAAGGTTCCGTGTCTCAAGAGACCTTAAAGCagaacaaaatattctcGAGTCAATGAGTGAAGAGGATCCAAATTTACAGGAGCAAAAAAAGAAAGTAGATATTCTACAGAATGATAAGCTCATTTTAGACAAGAGACTGATGGAGAATGATTTACAGAGATCAAAACATATTGGTACCGATCGATATGGTAATAGATATTTTTGGTTGGATTTGTCAGGTGTCCCAGTAGAGGAATTCGATCCAGAACACAAGAGTTCGTACCATACGGGAAGATTATGGATTCAGGGACCGACAGAATCAGCCGCTAAATTTTTCTTAAAAATtacagatgaagaattgaacTCCTGGAAAAAACTATCATCTGAGAAAAATAGAGTAATTGCAACAaaagaaatcttcaaacTGTACAGGACTGAAGATGGTAACTATTGTACGATGGAAAATGaccaagaaattatattgGTCACTTCGGATGGTTTAATAAACTCGTCAGTTGAACTTTCACCAATCCAACGAAaaataattgatgaaaCACCAGAATGCCTCTTGCTTGATGAACACCAATGGTATTCAGTGGAAGATGTGGATGAtctaaataatataattaattGGTTTGAGACATGGGGGAGGAGGGAACATGATTTATTACGCCAACTGAAGCCAATTGCACATTATCTCGAGGCATCAATAAACATCAGAAACAGTGCACTTGCTCTGAACGATAGCCACGATGAGGAGCTAAAGTTGATGAAAGATTTGAGTGAGAATGAACTAACTGTCTCAGAATTAGGTTTAGATAAGATATCAAATATAGAAGCTACATCAACTGCAGAACAGGAGAATATAAAGAACGAGGAACTTGAAGATTCTAAGTTAGagcaaattgaaaatgacTTGGAAACCATAGCAGACGACATTATGAAACTTGATGATTTATCTaagacaagaaaaaatataaatgcCATTGCCGATTTGGAATCACAAAGAGATGCTTTGCTAGAagagaaacaaaatatcATAAATTCCCAGTCGCTTGGTGCTAGAATATTGGCACGTTcagagaagaagagagcTAGATTATCTAGAGCAAATAAGTTAAAGAAACAGGCTGAGATTTTGACTGATTTACTTAATTATAGACATTACCATAACATGGAGGCTACAATGAAGTGGGAGAACCAATTGGCGAAGAAAGCATGGGGGACTCCATTGCGAAAAAATGCATCAAATAAGAAAGGCTCCAATAATATCATCGAAACAActgatgaaaaattaacgGAAATTCTTAATGAAACCTCAAGAACATCGAGCCCATCACTTTCCACTTCAGGACAATAAATTTACCTTAACGTTATTAACCTTGCATATATACATATAGAACTTTGTGTATTAAATATACAAATGCtgtaatatttcattttatattattaagcTCTTCAAGACGGGgcatttttcaatcaattacATAAGTACAATGAGGATAATTCTCAGgatgaaaacaaaaacacTAGATCTTTTCATCTCATAAGCCAAATTATATGGTCTTTGTCGATTCTTTGGCGACATTTTCTAATAACGAAAGTTTGACATCATTTGGGATTGGAACAATCACGGGAATTTTATATTCAGCAGAATTGGTATCATCCTCGAGCTGAGCCTTGAGGCATGAACAGAAATGACAAACATTCCCTTCATACCAAAATATGCTAGTATCCGTCCCGCAATTCATGCAAATACGGGTATCTTGGATATCTGCAACATTATCACAAGATAAACCATCTTCTTTGCAGTTGACTAGCATAGCGTCTGGTTGCCTTTGAAGGAgtttttcttcctcataACGAGACGCAACATCGCTTAAAGAGGTGTCTTCCTTAAAAGCATTCCAGTACAATTCCATCATAAATTGATTACCCATATGATAGCTCAGTGggaaataatttttttcaggCAATGAATCAGGTGCGTGATCTCTGCATATAATAATCGGTTTTAGAACATACCGCTCGTTTTCTTCAGCATTTAAGATATATCGACCCATATAGTCTTCATTAACATTTGCTTTTTTGAACAGAACGCTATATCCTTTGACGTCTTGTGCACATGTTGCATGAAATGATTTAAGGCAAAGATCACATCGAGCAAGGCCTCCCCCAGTCCGTTCACAGATGTCGCAAGAATTCAATCGATTTAAAAAAAGTACTCTCTCACAATTTCTAATCGGTTGCAGTTGAGACGAATCACCCACCTTGACGTTGTCGTTTAAAAGAGCACAGACAACATGGCACCATTTTCCTGTTGAAGTACACTTTAATGCATCAGGACAGGCTTGCGACTCCCCATTTTTTGACGCATTATAATCAGATTCTTTGGCAAAACATAAGGTGCATTGATAGTTGGTTGAAACCAGTGGATTAAGGTCATTAGAGCAAGGGTCGCAAATCCATTTACTTGATTTTTTggagaatatttttttgtcCTCAGTTATACTTGATGAAACACCGTAGCAAGTTGGGTGAACAGTAAGGCCGCAATTTCGGCATGTTAATGCAACAGCTCTTGATAATTGTTCTTTACATACGCAGCAAAATCCCCTCTCGTGATTAGTGTTTGGCTGTTTATGAGCACTCTTCTCGTGGTTTATTAACTTTTCCAGTTCTGAGCGTTCAGGTTTTGGTAATATCGTATTATTCTGAGTGAATTGAGCTTCTCTCTCGTAAAGTCTTAACTCACTGCTTGTGTCGTTCTCGTTACTTAATATATCTGAATGGTATCGTAGAGTATGTTTGGCCTGAGTGGTAGATGTATTAAACTCGATTTGTTTGGGTTCCGCAATTTGTTCTGTTTTATTGGATGCaactttattctttttctttttcaggTTAAAAAGTTTGAGGATTTCATTATCTAATTGAATGAACTGAAAGCCTTGATCTACCGAGATATCTCCTACCggtatattttttatatatagttttatcttcaaattattttcgGCATTACCCATAGTCTCCTGACCTGATTTTTTGACATCTTTTGACTGGTCCTTCTTTTTAGTCTTTTGATCAgttttcttattcttaGGTTGAGTGAAAATAGATTCTTTACTTTTTTTTGTATTCGACTCGGAAATAGCTCTTTTTGGAGGAGGTGAACTGTTTTCCGCAGATGGAGTCTCAGCTGCCacttttttcaaataatcttctAGGTCGATCTTCATTGTTTCTGGCAAATATGCATTTTTATCATACGGTCTTTCAACCATTCTATAGAGCAATGTATGAAATCTAGTGGCATATCTTCTCCTCTTTTGAATCTCCTTTGGATCTTGCattatcttcaatcttTGTCTTGTAATTAATTCTGAATCTTGAACTAGTTCCCATTCTAATCCTTTCATATGTGCCAATtttggagaagaaaaaaaggCATTAATGTTTGACTCTTCCAAGACCGCtccaatatttgaatgaaatgTTGACATACTGGTTCCCGCGAGCTTCTTTAAAATATCTAAGGGAGGCTGCCATTTAATGGCATATCTTCTCCAAAGTCTTGCACATCTAATACAAAGTGCTCCCAAGGGGGAATCATCTTTCTTTGATGATGGGTCTTTTTCAGATGTTTCAGTTTTCTCATTTACACCTGTTTGAAGTCTAGTCTTGATATGTTCATCATCCGTTCCACCGGTAACTTTATACCACATTGGAGAATAATTTGTTTCACAAAATAGACATTTAAAAATAGTACCTGAAAGAGATAGTCTCTCCGTCTCAAATGAGGAGtcatcaatatatttatattctGGCTCTGTAGTATGCTGGGGGGCAGGTTTATTGATGTGCTCGAGCTCTTCGGGAAGATGGTCTATTTTTGTCATCCCATGTTCATGCTTCTTCTGAATACGTTTAGAGGATTGAATTTTCTTATGTGATTTTCCACGTACTTGCAACCCCCTTGTTgttttcttccaattgtaGTAGAAACGAACAATCATAGACATAGGTTGTGTTTCAACTTCCTTCCACACTGGCCTCAATTGGCTACCATATTTCCTAACAGCACTTTCAAACCTCTGCATTTCTGCTGACGTAAATGTTGGCTCCTCTAATAATTCTCTTGTGGCGTTCGCTTCAACAGCTTTGAAAGATGTTTCTGTATCATATTCATTTGTCACCAATATTTGTATCACATAATCTAGAAAGTTGCAACTTTCTGGCTCTATTGATAAGTTTTTAGGGATTGCTTCTTTACACCTCTGAAAGTAAGATTCTAATTCTAACAGGGATATCCTAGAAGGATCAAATTTCCATAGTAAAGTGGCTGTATTTTCTGTACCTCTTTCCAACTCATTTTCTGAATTATAaggttttattttccatgGTACTAATGATTCTGACCATTGATATTTAACCCCAACTCTAGAACATTTAAACGGATAGGGcaaaaataatgattcatCTAAAACATCCTCCATACGGGAGACCATATGCTGGCCTAGATATTGAAACCAACAGTTATCTTTATTGTGGTCAATACCTGAATGTATGGCATCCATAGCTACCTGGTTAACTTTTAACTTTGTATcttgaataaatttttggTCAAGTTCCTGTTCctcttttaaatttttgagTGCTTCGGGAGTACCctcttgtttctttaaacaGTTAAAACAAACCCACACCACGTCTTTGTTAGGTTTCCTCTCCAAAGGTGGGTCTAGACAATATAAATGCACTGACGCTGCGCACTCATCACATTTCAAACATTGGGTTAACTGACACCATTCCCTACAAAGCTGACACCTTTCGTCCcaatcattttcttccttgATATCTGTTGGtgatttttctttttctggCTCAGCTTCCAAGATGTATTTTTTCACTATGTTTTCCAATGGGTACTTCGTCTCTGCATAAACAAAATTAACCTTTTTATTCAGCGCATATAGGTAGGAAGAGGTACTATCCCAATTATGTAGCATTAAATCAGTGCTATAAGCTGTATAATATGACAGAGTGTatctatcaaataattgatcGAAATAGAAGACGTTGGGTCTCACAATTAATTCACTTTCCTTGGGTAGAGTTTTCTTCCATTCATCTTTATGGACCACAGTACATTTCCCTCTGTATGATCCAATGGGACAGATATCTTGGTGTAACGATGCATATACTAATCTTGTGTCAAAATAAGTCGGGACTCGTTCTTGAATGTCTCTGGGTCTATAATACCAATTCATTCGCacattgaaatattttgcaGGAAATATGCTTGTCATTGATTTGGCCTTTGTTATCATAGTTTTGAACTCTGGTTTTACTACGAAATCTACAACCCTACCAATGTAATATGGTTCCCCGGGAGGCTCTGAGACCATGTATATTGATTCATTGACTTCTAATAGTACAGTTTCCGGATTGTATAAAGTATGAGTGGACAAGTCAATTAGTGCATCATCCAACTCTAAAATGTTAGAAAACCGACTATCCTTCCTAAATGATGGGGGTAATAACGGGATGAGGTTCCATTTTTGAGATTTGTCAGTTAGGAATTTTTggtatttgaatttttgtTGACTCGAGccatttgatgatattgtggacagattcttcatttttaatttcGAAGAAGTAGAAGTAGAATTGTTGGTATCTTTATTAGAATTTTGTGGAGATTCATTCAAGTGTCTTCTCTTTACTATTTGTTCCGTTGAATCGGTATCCAGGTTTTGTTCTTGCTCCTCTTCATGGTGCTCGGCATAATTAACATCTCTAGCTGTGGATCTCCTACTAGGCATGGTGCGATTGTACTTTTAAGTAATACCTTTTACTTACTATAGTTGTTGTGATATAATGAGAAACGTTTGTCTGTATTAAACAAATCTTACGTACTGGAAAAACTGGTTAATTgacatttgaaaaatattcgGTTAGTCAAGTAACATCAAGTAACGAGCAGAATTCTGCAaggagaaagaaagaaactGTATCAGCATAATGGAGGCAAGACTATCACCTGAAATTCCAGGTATTATCCAACCTGGTAATGTAACTCaggatttgaagatgatgcTTTGTAAACTTCTGAACTCACCTAAACCATCGAAGACGTTTCCTGGTTCACAACCTGTATCGTTTCAACATTCAGATATAGAGGAGAAACTAATGAGTCAAGATTATTACGTTTGTGAGAAAACTGATGGGTTGCGTGTGTTAATGTTTATCCTGATTAATCCAATTACAGGTGAACAAGGTTCGTTCATGATTGATAGAGagaacaattattatttagtCAATGGATTCAAATTCCCGAAGTTGCctcaaaagaagaaggaagaGTTGTTAGAGACGTTACAAGATGGTACTTTATTGGATGGTGAACTAGTTATTCAGACCAACCCCATGaccaaattgaaagaattaagaTATTTGATGTTTGATTGTTTGGCCATTAATGGGAGATCATTGATGCAATCACCTACCAGTTCTCGTCTAGCTCATTTGGGGAAAGATTTTTTCAAACCTTATTATGATTTGAGGTCCATATACCCCAATCATTGTAATACTTTCCCCTTCAAGATTTCCATGAAGCATATGGATTTCAGTTATGCCCTTGTGAAAGTGGCTAACAGTTTAGATAAATTACCTCATTTGTCAGATGGGTTGATTTTCACACCTGTAAAGATGCCTTATAACATTGGTGGTAAAGATTCgtatttattaaaatggAAACCTGAACAAGAGAATTCAGTggatttcaaattaatcTTAGAAATCCCCATGGTGGAGGACCCTTCGTTGCCAAAGAAGGATCCTAATAGATGGTATTATAATTATGACGTGAAACCTACATTTAACCTTTACGTTTGGTTAGGTGGTGCGGATATAAATACTAGattagaaaattttgatCAACCTTTTGATAAGAAGgaatttgatttattagaGAGGACTTACAAAAAATTTGCAGAATTATCGATATCAGATGAACAGTGGCAAGAATTGAAATCGTTGGAGCAACCGTTGAATGGGAGAATTGTGGAATGTACTAAAGATCAAGAGACAGGAACATGGAGTATGTTAAGATTTAGAGACGATAAATTAAATGGGAATCACACTTCTGTAGTACAGAAAGTTCTTGAAAGTATAAATGATTGTGTTTCCTTAGAAGATTTAGAGGAAGTGGTACCAAAGATAAAGGAATCATGGGATCAAAGAAATAGTGGGAACCGAAATCTTAATGCCCCTGTAAATTCGAAACCAACTCACCGTGTAAACAATTCTGTACCAAGTCACAATATTGAAGAACCCAAATATGTTGATGATGGAGATGATTGGTCTGATTAGTTGGGAGGAATCTTGTTAAGTatgtattattaattttataCACGATAATATGATATGATTATTTACAAGTAATTACATTATCTATGTTGTAGTACCAAACTCTTTATTAACTCTCTTGGATTCCCATTTCCGCTTAGGAAGTATTTTTCATTCACCAAAGTGTTCAAATCAATACTCGTGTCTTTATCTAACACAATGCCAGATTGTATATAGAATTgtaataattgtttcacttcatctttatccaatttagttacttcaaattctttcacATTTCCCTTGCGCATGAGTTCCACGAATTTTGGTTCATAATAGTGTCTTGATACATATGGATCCTCCTTCACTTTATCTAAAGCAACCGGTAAAGTTCTATTTGTTCTATCCACACCGGAAATAGACAATACGACAGCACTCTCTGGATTTGCAAAAGTGGTATTACCACTAActatattcattattattttcccCATTTGCAGATCTAATGAATAGATTGGTTTGTTATTAACGTTCTTATATGCGGAGAAGGCATCAgtcaatatttttgaaaagttgTCCACAGTGAAATACACTGGCGTAGCCTTTTGTAAAGCCATTTCGTTAATAACTCCTTCGAATTGGTTGCCTCTATGACGAGGTTGTATCTTTGCCGCTAATAGATCCCATAATGTATTTTTCTTGGCCGTTAATTGAATGAAAGGTTTCATGGATGAATCTTCAGGGTTTGCATTAGCTAATTTATAATCATTTTTTAATGGGATAGATTTTAATATTTGCTCAGAATTGGATTTAcgtatttttcttaataatttcttaagATACATTGGTTGAATGTACAATTTAGAGGCATCATCataaaagaaattgtttGTACCATTTAAGAACAAGTCTGGGTATGAGATGTGTAGggataaatattttgaatccaCAGCAAGCGCTTGTATTTGTGTCAATAAAACCGTTTTCCCCACCCCTGGTTCGCCTGTCAATATATACTTCCTATCCTTGGattctttcaaaagtttGAAGAACTTTAAAGTGGAACTCTCTCTTACCAAAGCCACTGGTTTGGGAAACAATTCGTTGAATTGCCCCTTTTTAAAGGTACCCATGTGAAATAAACTCTTATATTGATCATTCGAAAAGGCGTTTACTAAACATGGTTCCGCAGCAGTGGGACGAAATGTCGGAAGACTCACTGAGACGGCACTCTTATTCAATTTAGCAGTATGTACAGTGTTTTCCCAATTCTTGTACAATGTATCCCTGCCTATTTTCTTCCTGGAGGATTTTTTATTACCTGAAGACGACTGTTGTTTCCTTGCGAACCCTTGCGTCTGACCCTTTGAAGGAGCGGTGGCTCTGACCATTGATTGAATGGAAAGCCTCCTTATTTGAATGGAGAGTTGTGATACCATTGAAGCTGTGAATCCTTCTATTTTGTTGATGTGTCCTCAACTGGATGTTCCTATTCACTTACTTGATGATCTTTCCTTGAATTTGTTATATCGGATCTCGCTTCGTTACCAGCATATTTTCTTGTATGAACAATAAGATAACATTACAGCTAAACTAAACTATATAGTACAAGGAAATTTTATATAGTCTAACCAACTTATATGTCGGTAACAGAGTTCAATGTATATTTGCTTAGCCTACCAACTAAAAATTGTATTCAATCAACGTTCTTAATAGAGTATTCGCCTCAATCGCCGAGGTTTCTCTTAGTATCTGAGACAATTATCAACAAGCTAGCCTTTAGGAATTCAAGTCAATTCCCAGGTATGTTAAAAAACATTCCAAACTCCActataaagaaaatggagGATTTAAGATCGgtcttcttttgtttccCAGAGATTAGAGTTAGTGACACGAAAGCGAATTATGACAGATTCAATGGGGAATAAAAGGGCCAAGTGTGTTTCTACTCTTTACTGTTTGTGGTTTAAGCAGTGTcttaaaattaaatcattactcaacaacaacattaTTCAGTAACAACATTATCGATTGTTCTTCGCTATATTGTCATAAATTTACCATGGTCttttttgaatcttttcGATGATTTCCAATAGATTCACAAGTTCAATGGGCTTGGAACAATACAAATTCTACTTTGAACAACCTTTTTATCCAATAAATGTACATATAAATCTGGAATAATATAACTTGCACAATTAGAATTAGAATGTAAATTCACAAAGTTCCAGTTTTTTTGAGACATCATCATTTCTATTTTATACTTTTGTATGCGTAATAGTTTGTAACCATTCCTCCTGTGATTTGgcaaacaaaataaaaggATATGGTGTCTCTGTCTCctgttgaaaaattcttttgtaTATGAACTTATCCTTAAATTCCTGTAATTCTTTCCTGTATTTGTTCGTCTCTATGGTTTCATACCCCAGTCTTTTCAGCTTTTCATTGTAGGCAGCAAATTCAGGATAATTTAATAGGAGTCCAGTGGCAGGTGCATTCGGTATATATATCCTGGAATCTTGCAAGAACTTGTCCACATATTCAATTTGCAAGTTTGATCGAGCGATCAAAGTGGCAAGCCATATCATTTTTCGTATTTGATGTAGCATAAACGATTGCCCCTGTATCTTAAGTGAAACCCATTCGGTCTTATTATCATCCTTCCTGAAGGGTGGACTAATTGTGATGTTTTTGACATACCTCATACAAGATGAATCCATTGTTTCTTTCCCAGTTGTAAAATTGTGAAATCTTTTCGTTCCCAAATAGTGGTTTAGTACCGACTCCAGCTTACCAATCCTAAGATCAGGTACACTATAACAATCCTCATTGTAATATACCAAGTCGATCGATGTTACTCCTTCATTCATCAGAACATCCTTTCTTGGTTCCTTGAGGACATAAGTTGgtaataaatattcatacCAACGTGAACTCACAGCTCTTCTACAATTAAAACGCTTATTAACCATTTTTATATCCCACACTCTTATCCCCTTAGGGACTAATAACTTATTGATCATATCCTTTATATGAGGTTCATCATATTTACTCATCTTGACAGAAATCACATTTACCATGGCATGAACACCCTTATCTGTTCTACATGCTCTCATAAACCCATTCTTGTGAAAATCAACTGAATTATCCTTCGAGATGCATCCCACTGATACCAAAGTGTCGAATAATGTGGATTCAATGGTTGGAAACATGGGAGTATTGTATTGCATCCCATAATAACCTGTACCGACATATCCAAGGAGTAT
Coding sequences within:
- the ITC1 gene encoding Itc1p (ancestral locus Anc_6.233), translating into MVLYKRKPIILPPPKPLPSDLNMYVWHIDETGEWFPNYEEYVQRLDFYTRHHFTCEITGTSCLTFFEALDSEESQFKLVEEKFPLKLREPIARFLHFNGIRRLDALVEKVYAKFKNDFFPGEIVFLRRNKETTQNSTTSNGNSTSNSQNGTPQPPIEYLIEPGPPGSNTTTPNNATSQSHHLAQKPYIIKEKVQFNPTIDPVTQEVLVPGHAKYMLVEDDAESSSNNKSFVADQDQIYRDRSTFTKHLIKCFFKITLQRASTKMGSPWCVKREYLQMYGLTMDWPADMLKYKEDEVPLQILVPPDTISTKSTSATDDAAISNAGSNMVENVKSKKDKNKKRDDNLDETDIEMDNETQAPKPKRRRKNKVKEEESALDDQSGNTTKETNTFKKEESPTGTASTTHQPTPVSITSIMDDLLLPYQGPPPSFLQNLTYYNKNLECLPVTLHEVNNGVNSKFKRFYDFQKVLQVYQFINNFNNKLYISYFNLDEFITSLKCTDPYELKGEIVKVSLKSHESDSKGDNAISTEDDWQRNPKMRDMIRSRESEDISYIIQKDDPASDDVLDDFNNNGSALIIECFVSLIRLFVDEDGESTCVIIDDWLTDENDENEEEEEENSLLEKVLNYRNVNWVERLMKRQFNNGYWLIILLGILQDSSRIPKYGSFIKSFSSKIIPNDVSSTQLQKQLWRNFCRKLSLQDKLEALWILVDLASNSAIDIKNAVDDSMDLCTLIRSERFRVSRDLKAEQNILESMSEEDPNLQEQKKKVDILQNDKLILDKRLMENDLQRSKHIGTDRYGNRYFWLDLSGVPVEEFDPEHKSSYHTGRLWIQGPTESAAKFFLKITDEELNSWKKLSSEKNRVIATKEIFKLYRTEDGNYCTMENDQEIILVTSDGLINSSVELSPIQRKIIDETPECLLLDEHQWYSVEDVDDLNNIINWFETWGRREHDLLRQLKPIAHYLEASINIRNSALALNDSHDEELKLMKDLSENELTVSELGLDKISNIEATSTAEQENIKNEELEDSKLEQIENDLETIADDIMKLDDLSKTRKNINAIADLESQRDALLEEKQNIINSQSLGARILARSEKKRARLSRANKLKKQAEILTDLLNYRHYHNMEATMKWENQLAKKAWGTPLRKNASNKKGSNNIIETTDEKLTEILNETSRTSSPSLSTSGQ
- the SNT2 gene encoding DNA-binding E3 ubiquitin-protein ligase SNT2 (ancestral locus Anc_6.229) — translated: MPSRRSTARDVNYAEHHEEEQEQNLDTDSTEQIVKRRHLNESPQNSNKDTNNSTSTSSKLKMKNLSTISSNGSSQQKFKYQKFLTDKSQKWNLIPLLPPSFRKDSRFSNILELDDALIDLSTHTLYNPETVLLEVNESIYMVSEPPGEPYYIGRVVDFVVKPEFKTMITKAKSMTSIFPAKYFNVRMNWYYRPRDIQERVPTYFDTRLVYASLHQDICPIGSYRGKCTVVHKDEWKKTLPKESELIVRPNVFYFDQLFDRYTLSYYTAYSTDLMLHNWDSTSSYLYALNKKVNFVYAETKYPLENIVKKYILEAEPEKEKSPTDIKEENDWDERCQLCREWCQLTQCLKCDECAASVHLYCLDPPLERKPNKDVVWVCFNCLKKQEGTPEALKNLKEEQELDQKFIQDTKLKVNQVAMDAIHSGIDHNKDNCWFQYLGQHMVSRMEDVLDESLFLPYPFKCSRVGVKYQWSESLVPWKIKPYNSENELERGTENTATLLWKFDPSRISLLELESYFQRCKEAIPKNLSIEPESCNFLDYVIQILVTNEYDTETSFKAVEANATRELLEEPTFTSAEMQRFESAVRKYGSQLRPVWKEVETQPMSMIVRFYYNWKKTTRGLQVRGKSHKKIQSSKRIQKKHEHGMTKIDHLPEELEHINKPAPQHTTEPEYKYIDDSSFETERLSLSGTIFKCLFCETNYSPMWYKVTGGTDDEHIKTRLQTGVNEKTETSEKDPSSKKDDSPLGALCIRCARLWRRYAIKWQPPLDILKKLAGTSMSTFHSNIGAVLEESNINAFFSSPKLAHMKGLEWELVQDSELITRQRLKIMQDPKEIQKRRRYATRFHTLLYRMVERPYDKNAYLPETMKIDLEDYLKKVAAETPSAENSSPPPKRAISESNTKKSKESIFTQPKNKKTDQKTKKKDQSKDVKKSGQETMGNAENNLKIKLYIKNIPVGDISVDQGFQFIQLDNEILKLFNLKKKKNKVASNKTEQIAEPKQIEFNTSTTQAKHTLRYHSDILSNENDTSSELRLYEREAQFTQNNTILPKPERSELEKLINHEKSAHKQPNTNHERGFCCVCKEQLSRAVALTCRNCGLTVHPTCYGVSSSITEDKKIFSKKSSKWICDPCSNDLNPLVSTNYQCTLCFAKESDYNASKNGESQACPDALKCTSTGKWCHVVCALLNDNVKVGDSSQLQPIRNCERVLFLNRLNSCDICERTGGGLARCDLCLKSFHATCAQDVKGYSVLFKKANVNEDYMGRYILNAEENERYVLKPIIICRDHAPDSLPEKNYFPLSYHMGNQFMMELYWNAFKEDTSLSDVASRYEEEKLLQRQPDAMLVNCKEDGLSCDNVADIQDTRICMNCGTDTSIFWYEGNVCHFCSCLKAQLEDDTNSAEYKIPVIVPIPNDVKLSLLENVAKESTKTI